The Epinephelus lanceolatus isolate andai-2023 chromosome 10, ASM4190304v1, whole genome shotgun sequence genomic sequence atgtaccccatgcacaccgtttgaccatttttaaacttcaaatctcagaaaaagctcataaaacctaacaaaacttcttcttctttttttttaatcctgagTAAAagctataaatctttcatactattttttgacatgtctaaataaaataacatttcatgTTTAGTTTAACAACAGTTTCAACATAAATTATGTGCTTTAACAATTTGATAAATAGACTGAAATGTGCCTTGCTCTTCCTCCATGACTCACGGTCAGCCATGCTTGTAAAACAACGGGCGTGTTTTTACTAAAGTCCACTTCAGATGATGTTGAACAGTGTGATTGGCTCAAAGACATCCCACCATAcaagtctgtacatttaatcCCCACTTTGGAGAAGCTgctcaaaaatgtcacaaacaaTTAAACGATTATCAGAGTGGTTGCAGATTTATTTTCAGTTGACTTCAATTGACTGTTACAACTCTAAACCAGTAATATGTACATGTAATTAGTTACATTTGTCACACTATAAAATGTTTAAACCTGTTACATCAACAGGATGTGAAGATACTCAACTACAGGGAACCAAATCTGGCGGTAGATTTCCTGAACGCCAACTTCCCTGGGAGTCATGAGGAGGCTCAGGTTCTGGATGTCGCCTGTGGGTCTGGACTGGTCGCTAAACTGGTGAGCCAAAAACTTTTAAGGAAGAATTGTTGTGTGCTGCACATAACTTCAACACGTCTCCTGACTTTTTCACAACAACCCTACATACATACAAACTGCCAGTTGTCTTCTTGTGTTTATAGATGGCTGAACTGGGCTTCAAGCACTTTGTTGGAGTGGACGGCAGTAATAGCATGCTGGAACTAGCTGCAAAGACTGGCCTCTATCAGGACCTCAAACTGGCCTTACTGGGACCAGAACCACTGCCTACACAGACTGGTACACTACACTCACACTGCATACACTCTGATTACTCATATCAACGCTGAATACAGTTGAAACTTTAGACAGGATGAACATCACAGGAGGGGGTGGGGAATGACTCTGCACTGAGCTCGTCCTTAATTTAATACATCAGTTAGGTAACTGTAACCATGGTGACATGATCAGATATTATGGTCTGTAATAGATATGGCCTTTCAGCaggacaaatacaaaaaaaaacagaccaaagTCTCCACAGGGAGGGGTCAGAGAGTTGAAGAAGAGCCAGTTATCTCTGATGCCCATCCAGAATAAACGTCTTTAAATCTACTTTGATATCACAGAAAAGAGAAGCTGCAGAACTTTCCTAAAAATCATTGTACGAGAAATAGAAGCGATAATCCACAATGAGCCTGGCAGATGACGAGAGTGTCATGTGACTGACTTTTGGACAGCATGACGCAGAGATTTTCGCTCTGTGAAATGTACAGGCTTATTGCccatttgttgtctttttttcctgcagcagctgagaTCTACCtcttcacaaataaaataagCTAACACCTCCTCTCTTTGGTTTCAGGTGCGTTTGATGTTGTTATCATCGTCAGTGCTTTACGTGATGGTTCTGTGCCGGCCAGCGCTGTCAGACAGCTGTGCCAAGCCGCCAAACCAGGTAACCAACCAGggctcaaaatacttttttttctggtttaagCTATTTTTCCTTCTTTATCAGCACTTCTGCCACAGCCTTGGCTGAATCCAACCAAAactaattataattataattatgattattattattcagaaatgtttttgcaaattccCGTGAGATGGTACATCATAGAAACATGAAACTTTCACCAATGATTGGAAGTTGTGTGCAAATGGTGCTCAAAATACATAATGCCAATAGGCCAGATGGAGGGGCTATAATTAAGGTtcgaagaattttttttttttttttgaaaggcCACCACCCTTGCACCATAGGTCAGATTGACTTGAAATTCAGTACACATGTTCAAGTGAATGGTTTCTACGGAAGCCTGAAGAACCGTGACTAGATTGTCCGCCATATTGAAttttacagaaaaacataattttgaaATCTCTTCCTAAGGCGTAGGTCTGATTTGTAGCAAATTTCCTGTGAATCATCATGGAACGAAGCTCTTCAAAAGCTATCAACAGCTTTCTGACATGTCATTGCGTTTTGATGATAGTGACCAATGAACTTCAGAGGGGGTTTGGCTCAGCACATTAATGGATTTTACTTCTTAATCGTTCTTAATCTGATGATCTGTCTCATAAAACCTGTTGGTAATCCTTAACACAGGTGTCCTGAACTGTCAAAGGTCTTGATTCTTCCCAGCTTTCAAGTTTTAAATGTTCACGCTGGCTTGAACCCCGGAATTTGCGGCTATGTTGAAACTTATTCTTCTCTACTTCTGTGATGATACTTATTCTGATGATTCATTTTCCTGCAGGAGGTTACATTTGCATGACGAGAGTGGATTCAGCATCAGACCCTAAACAAACATACAAGGTGTCTTTGGAGAAAGAGCTGCAGCTGATTGAGGAGGAGGGACTGTGGACTCCAGTGGACACCAAAGAGATGGACAAATTCTACATAGACCCTTTTAATAACTATGACAATGAGCAGAGTGACCAATATGTCAGTGGGACCATATACCTGTACATGAGGTCACTTAATTAGTCACTTTCCCTCACTATCCGATCTGTATATTCAACAGAATGTCACTAAATACACAAAAATTCATGAGGACATTTTGATCCTTGGTCTTTGATCCGTGCTATTAAGCCCCAAACTACGATACAGTACGATACACGAtacaatatactttattgtccccatagggaaatttgtctttgacGTAAGTGCTGTGCACATTgcctgtttccacaaaaaatCAACAAACTAACAGGCCATTTACAATTTAGGATATTAATTGAGATAGGCACAAAGGAGTTTTTAAACCTATTCAGTTTACATTTGGGGACTCTGGGTAAAAGTTCAAACTCAGGATAAAGGACATGTGACGGGTCAGATAAAGCTCTCTGAGCCTGCCAGACTGGTCAAAGATGGCCTGAGCAGTCTGTTCTTGGGCAGGCTCAGTCATTGATACGTGACATCATAAAATACAAAAGGCTAAATAGTTGTtatttaatgtatgtttttcaTGCAATCATGACAATAAATGtatacattaaaagaaaaacccaCAATGTGTATTGTATTTCAActtatttctgtgttttctctctgaaaAATGTTGCTCAATTCATCTAATTGTCATATCTGTCCCATGACTTTGTCTATCTGTATCTgaactagagtgtggctaccagTGACGGACTGGGACCAAAAAGAGGCCCTGGCATTTTTGACACAAAGGCCCCATGGCGGCGCATCGGCCAGCCAGGGGTGAAAaattttcatattattttacaaaaaaatatgcatttttacgtCATTTTAGATCATCAGTTCCTTATTTGTGAAAGAACAGGCGTGGTGTCTCATATCCCCCCTCCCACATATTACTAGGTACTATGATGGATGATTTTACACAtattaacataaaaaacactACCATTGGCGGAACGTTTCAGAgcgccacagagacacagactgtTCCACAGCTACCATAgaaactcacacactcactcactgccTTGATGCACAATAGAAGAGGAGATATACAGACACAGTCATTATGAATGATAAGACTGATTTGTGGCTTGCATGGGAGCATGTGGAAAGCTACCCATATGATAAGAATGCAGAAATTCAGAACACACACCACGCAATCAACTCACTACAATTGCACTGGTACAGTAGACAACAAtgcacagcacacaagataataAGGCAGCAGCAGAACCCCCATAAATTCAGGCATGGTCTTTTCTTAATTGATGGTAATTaattattgtaactgtttttaaattatttgatgttttattgttttatgtactaattgtttttattgttaagcACGTTGTAACTccgttttgaaaggtgctatacaaattaagttatcattattattattattattattattattattattattatgtcttATAAGACATATAAGACAAACTCCTTCGCAGCCTGCTAACTACTTAAAGGTATACCTTTAAGTAGTTAGCAGGCTGCGAAGGAGTTTGCTCTTCTCTGAGGCAGAGGCCGTACTGCTAGCTGCACTTGCTGCAGAGGTGCTCGGTCTGTCGCCGCTGGGTAAAcacttttttgtaaataaatctgATATTTTCACATACTTTTCACTCTCCGTGAGCAtagctttcctttttttctctctctttttctccgcTCCACCCTTCTCCACTCGTCTTTTCGTGCCTCgatccattttcttttcttgttgtaaTGCTGTCGTTGACATTGAGTGCATTACCCATCATTCATTTGTCACTTGTCAGATGtcaaatgtcatcactcaaTGATCGCGCGAAAATGCTTGATGaccaaaaacactttatattaccatttcactcatatttatttaaaattatatttaggCTACTACTTATATGTATATTGTGGCcgataaaaatgttttgggccGCCAAgagaagatttatttatttatttaattaattattttattttattttaatttcttgcCTGGCGGCTGCCGGCCACACGACCATGCGGCCGTTCTGGCATTTACCCAAATGATCTGAGACCGATGAGTCCCGACGGTACCGGACGGGTCGTGCcgggttcggtcaaaaatgtataaattatattcggtcagctttcagtgaaaatgtagtgtaaaaataaataaaatcctattgtctgtcctgtttattgcatggggactgttatttacatgacaacacctgaacagaacacacacacacattgactgttTCTGCTGTTCATCTCTGAAGCTCCAGAGACGATTCTGAGTGCTCTTGCAGTCAGAGGACTGTGTATGTAGCTGCATGTGTGACTGGGTCAGCTGTCTGTGGCAGCGCCAGTAGCCTAGTTCTGTAGCAGTTCGGTCAGTTTGTGGTTCTCCTGACCAGCCACAGCACAGAACTGGGCTGCGCACACTTCAACACCCTCTAGCCAAGCTTGCAAACCTCCGCCGAGCTCCCACATACTCAGCTGCTCGAGTGAGAACGGCTATTATATTTTTAACTGCTGATGACActgcatagtgtgtgtgtgtgtgtgtgtgtgtttaaacaaTCTACTAGCAGAATAGCACAAATCAATGCCTTTTTACAGTCATTTACAAGGTGTTTCCgggttaaatagcctgtaaccataacaactgtgtgacacaaactcagtgctttagtaattaaataatgtcgggctcagtTCGGTTTCGGACATAATAAAACAGAATGATTGTCGGGTTTGGACAGGTTTGGGtacttttctctctctgaacTTTGGAAGACCTGGTGGTGGTGGTTAAAAATTACCAGTCAATTGAAATGAATGGCTGAGACTGCAGTTAGAGTCTAAAATTGAGTTTAGGTACATGCCCATTCAACAGATGGACACACTTCCTTTACCAgagacatcacccattggtttgtggactcccattttgatgCCTCTAGTTCTGCATTTCGTCCATCGCCAACTTAGTTCTTTGGAgcaagaagtgaccatatttggacaagaggttggagctgtggaggagcgaaaGGTTGATCTGGCTCCTAAAACGTAGCAATgcctcgcacacacacacccttataTAATATGTGCAActtaagctttaataaaattCAAACGTGAGTCAGATAAAGGGTAATGCCTgacgaggtgtccattatcacttTATAAAGGCCAACATGGAGGCATGAACTGTCCAATCTGCAGCGAAGGCTGTAGCAATGCAACCACAAGAAACTGATTTGAGAGCGAAGCAGTCAGGAGGGTCTACAGTATGTGCTTGAAGGATATTTCCAGGATGTGAAACtcactcagcagcaaaaacagattaaaacGATTACAGGCTAAATCCTAACTGTAGGCCACAGATGAAAAAgtgtgaaccaccacatcactggcGATAAAGACAGAAGACACTTAacataaagggaaactttgctgatat encodes the following:
- the LOC117265351 gene encoding methyltransferase-like protein 27, with product MSDSSRTVEDVRSLIQSRKGFNPQQMMKFFDNWAETYEQDVKILNYREPNLAVDFLNANFPGSHEEAQVLDVACGSGLVAKLMAELGFKHFVGVDGSNSMLELAAKTGLYQDLKLALLGPEPLPTQTGAFDVVIIVSALRDGSVPASAVRQLCQAAKPGGYICMTRVDSASDPKQTYKVSLEKELQLIEEEGLWTPVDTKEMDKFYIDPFNNYDNEQSDQYVSGTIYLYMRSLN